A single window of Nicotiana sylvestris chromosome 3, ASM39365v2, whole genome shotgun sequence DNA harbors:
- the LOC138888059 gene encoding uncharacterized protein — protein MDEEDAEKIAFITPWGVYCYKMMPFGLKNPAYCAHVEEETDEKPWFHDIKECLSKGEYPEHANHTQKHMLRRLSNHFFHSGGNLYRRTPDLGLLRCVDAKEASNLLEDVHAGTYGSHMNGFFLAKKILMAGYFWMTMDMDSIQYVCKCFQFQVHADTIKVSPNELNATSSPWPFVA, from the exons atggatgaagaagacgcggaGAAAATAGCTTTTATCACACCTTGGggagtatactgctacaagatgatgccatttggtctaaagaat CCGGCGTATTGTGCCcacgttgaagaagaaacagatgaaaaaccttggttccatgacatcaaagagtgtttgtcaaagggagaatatccggagcatgcaaaccacactcagaaacacATGCTCcgaagattgtccaatcacttcttccacagcggaggaaatctgtacagaagaactcctgatttgggattgctaagatgtgtcgacgcaaaagaagcttctaatcTGCTTGAGGACGTACATGCTGGGACCTATGGctcgcacatgaatggttttttcttggctaagaagatacttatggccggttacttttggatgaccatggataTGGACAGCATCCAGTATGTCTGCAAATGCTTCCAATTCCAAGTACATGCTGATACGATAAAAGTgtcgccaaatgagctcaatgcaacaagctcaccttggccatttgttgcctag